The genomic interval GAGTGCAAAGGTCAACAAGATATAGTGTCTGCCTGGAAGAAGTTCACAGTCTAGGAAGGGTATCTCCTTGTAGCACTGGGAACTGGACAGAGATGGCTTCAGATAATCCAAACTTTGCAGATCAAAGAGAGATGGTCCAGAGAGATTTATCCCACTGATATCGCAGGCAGAGAATCTTCACCTCTTTGTTTCTTGCAGCTGGTGCttagtttttaatgtttctttctgtttttgcagCAAAATGGTGCTAATTCAGCTCTACAGCCCCCAATCTTTGCTTCAAAGGTAAGACATTCAGCTTCACAGTGACCTTCCATTCTCTTACAAATTAGTGCTCTATGAATTGCTGTCCTGGCTAAGTAAAGAAAGCAATTTGTCTCCAGTTATCTAGTAATTAGTAACTGTAAGATAAAATTACATCGCCCA from Gorilla gorilla gorilla isolate KB3781 chromosome 7, NHGRI_mGorGor1-v2.1_pri, whole genome shotgun sequence carries:
- the LOC101127406 gene encoding beta-defensin 107A; protein product: MPGAMKIFFFIFAALFLLAQIFQARTAIHRALICKRMEGHCEAECLTFEAKIGGCRAELAPFCCKNRKKH